Sequence from the Clostridium butyricum genome:
AGATTGTGGTGAAGATGTAATAATTGGTATAAGTTTTGATAAATATTCAAGAAGTACAGTGGAAATATTCAGCCACTTGAAGAGAAAAGGTGCAACTACAATTGCAATAACTGATAATATGTTGTCTCCTCTTGTACCATATGCAGATGTTACACTTGCAGCAATAAGTAAGGGTTCAAAATCTATAGAATCATTTGTGGCACCACTCAGTCTTATAAATGCACTAATTGTCTCTATAGAATGTGAAAAAGAAGATTGTTTTGCAAGTAATGTACAGCTTCTAGAAGAGGCTATGAAAAAGTTTGACTTGTTTATATAAGCTTTTTTAAAAAAGTAAGAAATAAGAATTAGATTAAGATATTCTAAGAATAACATTAATCTAATTCTTATTTTATTATTGTTTATTTGAATTATTTTTTTCAAATTTTTTTGTAAATTCATTAGGATTAATAATAACTGTTTTATTTGTATGGTAGATAACCATTCCAGGTTTTGCACCATTAGGTTTTTTTAATTCTTTAACTTTAGTATAGTCTATAGAAAGCTTTGGAGAGTTTTTCCCTTTGCTATAGTAACCGGCTATTATAGCAGCTTCTTCTAATGTTGTATCAGGAACATTAAAGTCACAAACTATAACGTGAGACCCAGGAATATCTTTAGCATGAAGCCATAAATAATTTTTATTAGCAAATTTAAGACTTAAATAATCATTTTGAAGATTATTTTTACCAACATATATATCTATATTATCACTTGAAACAAAGTGATGTGGCTTTGAAGTTTTATTTTTCTTGCCATTTTTTAAATTTTTATTGAATCTTATATAACCTGTTTCAATAAGTTCTTTTTTTATCTCATCAATTTCATCATAGCTCTCAACATTAATTATATTTGTAAGTACCGAATTCAGGTATTCAATTTCTTCTTCATTTTTAGAAAGTTGCATTTTTGCATATTCTTCTGAAACCTTAAGCTTATTGTATTTTTTATAATATCTTTGTATATTCTCAGATGGAGTTTTATTACTGTCCAGTGAAATTGTGATATATTCTTCTTCGTTTTCATTATAGAAATTTAAAAGAGAACATTCTTTATCACCTTTTTTTATTGTATAAATAAAGGAAGTTAATAAATCCCCTTTGATTCTAAGTTCTTCTTTTTCTTCACATTCTTTTAAAGTTTCATGAAGTATTTTTGCTTTTTTATTACAACGTTCAATATTAGTATGAATAAGCTTCTGAAGATCTGTTGATTTATTTTGAAGTCTATCTTGCTTATCTTTTTTACTATAAAAATCATCCATAAGTTCATTTGGATCATCATAAGATATTGAATTATAATCTTTTTCAAAAAAAGATAAATTTAAAGAATAAAAGTCCTTAATTAATCCAGTTTTGGTTGTATATATTTTAAAAGATAGATTTTTATCAAGATTATCCATTAAATCTTTAAAGTTATTGTAAATTTCAGTTCTTGTAGGTGATTGTATTTTTTCAGTTAGTGTAAAATACAAATCCTGAGATAATAGCTTGCTTACTCCAGTAAAGCATGCAGAATAAAATTTATCATCAAAAATAAGACTGTTACTGCTTATATAATTGTTAAATTCATCATAGCTGCAAGTGAAAGGATTGAGTTTTTCGGATTTTGGAGGAAATACATAGTTTACACCAGGATAGAGAACTCTATAACTGTTTATATCGGGAGTTATATGTTTTATTGATTCCATGACTTTATTATCTCTATCTCTTACAAGAGTTATATTTGAATGACGACCCATTATTTCGATAATAAGAGAGTAGACACTATCAAAACCTAATTCGTCTCTATTTTCAATTTCCATGATTAGAATTCTATCACTGTCTTTTTGAGTTACTTTTATAATCCTTCCGCCTAGTATATATTTTCTAAGAACCATTAAGTACATTGGGGCTTTTATTGGATTTTCTTTAACTGTTTCTGTCAAGTGAATCCTTGCAAAGCGTGGAGAGGATGATATTAATAATTTTATATTTTTACGATCTTTTCTTAATGTTAATATTATTTCATCTTTTTCAGGTTGATTTATTTTATCTATTTTAGAACCTAGAAGTGTATCTTCTAATGATCTCATTAAACTGTTTAAGTATATTCCATCTAATGCCATTATTTTTCACCTTTCTTTATGGGATTAAGAATAGTATAACATTATATGGAGACTATTATCAATTATTAGGTTAATCTTAAAAATATTCATTAAATAAAAGAAGAAAATATAAAAAATAACATAAATTTATGAAAAATTTATGATATTTATTGTAATTTAGGTCTAATACTTTTATTATTTAATAAGTAGTGTTTAATTAATAGCAAATTTGAATTGGGGGAAGAATAATGAAATTTTATAAAATGCAGGGAGCAGGAAATGATTTTGTATTTGTAGAAGATTTTAATAATCAAATAAATGATGAATGTAGTCTAGCTGTTAAGCTTTGTGATAGACATTATGGAATTGGTGCAGATGGTCTTGTCATTGTGAGAAAGTCTCAAGTTGCAGAAGCAAAAATGATAATAATTAATGCAGATGGATCAAGGGCAAATATGTGTGGTAATGCAATAAGATGTTTTGGAAAATATGTGTTTGAACATAATATAGTAAATAAAACAGAATTTTCAGTGGAGACTGGTGATGGTGTTAAAATTATAGAAGTATTACTTGAAGATGAAAAAATTAAATATGTAAAAGTTTATATGGGTAAGCCTTCATATAGAGCAGAAGATATTCCATTAAGTCATGGAGAAGATTTTATAGATAGTGAAATCACATGTAATGGGAAAACATATAAAGCAACTACAGTTTTAGTTGGTGTTCCTCATACAATTATTTTTGAAAATACAGATGAATATGTTGTTAATGAAGATGGACCTTCTTTAGAAAAACACAGTCTTTTTACTGAAGGAAGCAATATTAATTTTGTAAAGATAATAGATGATACACATATAAGAGTTAATACTTGG
This genomic interval carries:
- a CDS encoding Rqc2 family fibronectin-binding protein, whose translation is MALDGIYLNSLMRSLEDTLLGSKIDKINQPEKDEIILTLRKDRKNIKLLISSSPRFARIHLTETVKENPIKAPMYLMVLRKYILGGRIIKVTQKDSDRILIMEIENRDELGFDSVYSLIIEIMGRHSNITLVRDRDNKVMESIKHITPDINSYRVLYPGVNYVFPPKSEKLNPFTCSYDEFNNYISSNSLIFDDKFYSACFTGVSKLLSQDLYFTLTEKIQSPTRTEIYNNFKDLMDNLDKNLSFKIYTTKTGLIKDFYSLNLSFFEKDYNSISYDDPNELMDDFYSKKDKQDRLQNKSTDLQKLIHTNIERCNKKAKILHETLKECEEKEELRIKGDLLTSFIYTIKKGDKECSLLNFYNENEEEYITISLDSNKTPSENIQRYYKKYNKLKVSEEYAKMQLSKNEEEIEYLNSVLTNIINVESYDEIDEIKKELIETGYIRFNKNLKNGKKNKTSKPHHFVSSDNIDIYVGKNNLQNDYLSLKFANKNYLWLHAKDIPGSHVIVCDFNVPDTTLEEAAIIAGYYSKGKNSPKLSIDYTKVKELKKPNGAKPGMVIYHTNKTVIINPNEFTKKFEKNNSNKQ
- the dapF gene encoding diaminopimelate epimerase, which translates into the protein MKFYKMQGAGNDFVFVEDFNNQINDECSLAVKLCDRHYGIGADGLVIVRKSQVAEAKMIIINADGSRANMCGNAIRCFGKYVFEHNIVNKTEFSVETGDGVKIIEVLLEDEKIKYVKVYMGKPSYRAEDIPLSHGEDFIDSEITCNGKTYKATTVLVGVPHTIIFENTDEYVVNEDGPSLEKHSLFTEGSNINFVKIIDDTHIRVNTWERGAGATLACGTGCSASVVVAKKLGLVNKEKEIYVKAPGGELIIEVNGDDVYMKGPAEVVFEGNTLI